In Novipirellula artificiosorum, the genomic window GTCTTGCTGTCGCCGCTTGACCTGTGTGATGCTGCTCGGCCTCGAGATCACGACTATTTAGCGGCGGTCCGCCAACTGTGTGACGAACACGATCTGCTGTTGTTGATCGACGAATCAAGACTTTGCATCGGATCCTCCGGCCGATTGTTGACGTACACCTCGATCAGCGACATTGTCGCCGATGCCGTTGTGGTTTCCGGCGGCTTGTTCGGCGGGTTGCCTGGCGGATTGCTGCTTGCGGGACCGCGATGGACGGACAGCCCCGTTGCCAACACGCGGCTCTATCCGCTTCAAACAGCGGTTGCGACCGCAACGCTCGAGCGTGTCGCCGAACTGGGGTGGTTAGAAGCCTCGGGCGAAGACACATCCGCGTTTCCGGTTGCTGTTGCCGAGACGATTGCTGGATTCGAATTCATTCGTGACCTGCATGCGACGGGAACGACGGTCGGGATCGAAACCGACTTGGCGGCGATCGATTTGGTGCAAGCTGCTGCATCAGTCGGCTTGCGAATCGAAGCGGCTGGAGAGACATCCATCAAAATGCAATTGCCGTTAGGGATGGATGCAGACGACCGTGAGGAGTTGCTAGCGCGACTGACACGGACCATGAGTGCAATGGAATTGATTACTGAAAACTAGTTAGACGCGACCAATGAGGCCGTTGCCATGCAACACCTACTGACCCTTTTTGATATCCAGCCGGATCAGCTTGAGCGGATCCTTGACACCTCGCTTTCGCTAAAGAACCGGCTTGCCGTTGGAGATCGCCCGCCAATCTTGCAACGCCAAGTGCTTGCGCTTCTGTTTCAGAAACCAAGTTTGCGGACTCGTGTCAGCTTCGAAACGGGGATGGCGCAGCTTGGGGGATCGAGTCTGTTTCTTGGTGAGGAGGTGGGTTGGGGAAAGCGTGAATCGGCATCCGATTTTACTCAAGTGCTCGGTCAATTCGTCGATGCCGTCGTTTGTCGGGCGAAGAAGCATGAACATGTTGAGTCGTTGGCAACGTACAACGCGATGCCCGTGATCAATGGGTTGACCGATTTGTGTCATCCTTGTCAGGCGATGGCGGATGTGTTGACCCTCCGCGAGTCACTGGGCGACTATCGAGGCAAGCATTTGGTGTTTGTCGGTGATGGAAACAATGTGGCCCAGTCATTAGCGTTAATCGCGGCCATGTTGGATATGCGGTTCACGTTGGCATCACCAGCAGGTTTTGAGATGGATGCCGATTGGCTCGATCGAGTCGCAAAAAAGTACCCGCAAGCCAAGATTGAGCAAGTGTCCGATCCG contains:
- a CDS encoding aminotransferase class III-fold pyridoxal phosphate-dependent enzyme, translated to MANMDDSEIPLTDVLIEPSGRSAVRHSAIRREDVDGREIIDALAGRASVLGFADPYVAEAIRQVANGYLGDASALDCDGHDLAPLAEKIRSMLSSETEGVSAMAESVWIYPSAEDAMEAMIGGSRARGGGARYRTLSLVGSDHGRTAMCRSASGRPELHADFGPMLAGFDHVAANDIASLRSAVDESTAAVLLSPLDLCDAARPRDHDYLAAVRQLCDEHDLLLLIDESRLCIGSSGRLLTYTSISDIVADAVVVSGGLFGGLPGGLLLAGPRWTDSPVANTRLYPLQTAVATATLERVAELGWLEASGEDTSAFPVAVAETIAGFEFIRDLHATGTTVGIETDLAAIDLVQAAASVGLRIEAAGETSIKMQLPLGMDADDREELLARLTRTMSAMELITEN
- the argF gene encoding ornithine carbamoyltransferase, with the translated sequence MQHLLTLFDIQPDQLERILDTSLSLKNRLAVGDRPPILQRQVLALLFQKPSLRTRVSFETGMAQLGGSSLFLGEEVGWGKRESASDFTQVLGQFVDAVVCRAKKHEHVESLATYNAMPVINGLTDLCHPCQAMADVLTLRESLGDYRGKHLVFVGDGNNVAQSLALIAAMLDMRFTLASPAGFEMDADWLDRVAKKYPQAKIEQVSDPDKAVSSADAIYTDVWTSMGQEAEMAMRREVFAPYQVNQALMAKAPAHTRVLHCLPAVRGEEITNEVIDSDQSDIIMQAGNRMHAQKGLLVWLLNREWIDLNVG